TCGAATCGGCCAGCGAGACAGCATCACCCGGCTCGGCCAGCAAGCCATCGACGCCGTCGCGAATGGCCTCGGGCGCGCCGGCCACTCGGGTGGCCACGACGGGGACACCTGCGGCCATCGCTTCCAGGATGACCATCGGCAGCCCTTCACCGAACAAACTGGGCAACACGAACAGATCCATCATCGCCAACTCGGCGGCGATGTCTTGCCGGAAGCCGCGCCATTCGATCCGCGACGCCAGTCCCAGCCGCGCCACGCGGCGCATGATTTCGGCTTCGTAGTCGGGGGTTTCAAAAGCGCCGACGGCGTGAATTCGCAGGTCGTCCCCCGTCGCCACGCGGGCCGCGACGGCGTCGAGCAGCATTTCCAAGCCTTTGCGCGGACGGAACAACGCCATCACGCCCACCGTCCAAGTCGGGCCAGGTATCGCGCGCTCGGTCAAGTCGCCGACGCACGGCACGCCATTGCAGACCACGTGTGCCGCTCCCCGAGTCAGCTTGCGCTGGGCCACATAATTGGCCAGTGCCGCCGAAACGGCGATCACTTCGCTGGCTTGGCGGACGCTGAACGTCTCGACCTTGGCATTTGCCCAGTTGCGCAAACGCTGCGTGGTGTCGGCGGCGGCGGGGCTATGGACATGATGAACCAGCGGAACGCCGGCCCACCGAGCGGCCAGCGCCCCCAGCAAGGCCGAACGGGCCGTGTGGGTGTGGATGATCGCGGCGTTCCGCTCGCGCGCCAGCCGGGCCAGGTCGCGTACCGGACGCAGGTCGAACTTGCCCCGCATGGGCAGCAAATGGAGCGCATTCTGCTGGCTGCGGCGCATGCGCGGGAACTGATCAGGCTTCAAGCAAGCGAACTCGACCTCAAAGCCGAACTCGCCCAGCCGCATGGCCAGCAAATCCTGCACACGCTCGGCGCCGGCGAAATGCTGGCCGTTGATCACGTGCAAGACACGCACCGGCGTGGCGATGGTGTGAACGCTGGCCGACGCTTGATCGATCGCCTGGCCAATAGGCAGAGTGGTCGTCATGGTGAATCCGTCGTGCGAAGTCTAGGCGGCGGGATGGGTCACGCGGGCCAGCGCTTGTTTCAGCGACAGCCGCTTGGCCGGGGCGTTGGTTTCGGTCGACGCTGATTCGATCACGGTTTGGTTGGCAGGTCGCGCGCCGAACCCGGCGGGCGCGGTGAGCAGCAGCACGCCGACGCCGACGGCAAGTCCGCCGGCCAGGCTCGCCGCCAACAGCGTGGTTCGCCCGGGCCCGACCGGCTTGGGACCGGTTTCGGGGCCGTCGACCCGGCTGATCAAGCTGGTCTTCACGGTGCTGGCCTGGACCGCTTTGGCTTCGACCAGCTTCCGTTCCATCTCGCTCAGGTATTTGCTGCGCTGTTCGCTTTCGGCGATCAGGTTGGTGTACTCGGCTCGTAGTCCGGCCAGTCGCACCAACCGCTCACGCGATTCGTCACGCTGCTCATTTAGCGAATCGACCCGGTCGTGGGCCAACTGGATGTCGATGCGCAAGCCGCGAATGGCCGTCGCCAACTCCGCGTGAAGATGGTCGCTGATCTCTTGTTCCGAGATTTTGGCGGCGCGAACCAGCGGATGCTCGGTCGACATGGTGCCCAGCAACTGCGATGTGCGCACCTGGGCGTCGATCAGACCTTCGATCAGCTTCTTGAGCGTTGGCTGCGTTTCGAGCAGGCCGTTGGGAATGGTCTGCAAGCCGCCGCGGCCCGTTTGGGCTTCTTCGAGCGCGGCCAGCAACACCTTGCGATTGGCTTCGATGATGACGGCCTGGCGCAATTCGTTTTCCAGTTCGAGCGAGCGGCGTCGCAGGTCGCTTTCGCTGCCGCCGCCACCCTGGTGCAAGTGGCGCAACTCGGATAGATCGCTGCCGACGCTCGCTTCGAGTTGTTTGAGCTTGACGGTCGTGGCCGCCAGGTCCGTCTGGGCCAGTTGCACGCCCGCTTCAAGTTCGTCGACCAGGCTGCCGGCCCGCTGGCCGCGCAACTGGGCAAAGCGTGTTTCAATTTCTTTGCAAAGCACTTCGGTCAGCTTGAGCGCTCGCGGGCGCTCGCGGTCGCGGACCTTCAGATAGAACATCTCGGTTTTGCCGTACTCGGCCCCCTTGGGGGGCGCGAGCTTGATCGTGTCGCTGAAGTCGGCGACTTCCTGCTCGCTAGGCCAGGGGCCGGCCACCTGGCGATCGCTGGGCGGGCCGACGGCCACCAGGGTATCGCGGGCGACGTTCGGCGTTTTCGAGACTTCGAGCACCGTTTCCAGAATCGCCTTCAGCTCGTCGCTGTGGCGGAACTTGCCGGGCTCGCTCAGGTTGCCGTTGGCTTCGTTGCGCACCACGAGCGCCTGAGACGCTTCCCACGTGTCGGGTCGCAGCAGCGCATAGGCCGCGCCCCCCGCGGCCACAAGCACCAGCGGGATGATCCAGCGCGCCGGATAGCGCAGGAACAAGCGGGCAAAGTCAGTCGGAGTCGGAAACGTCGTCGCCGGAGTGTTCATCGTCGTGATTACCGCGGAGTCGGAAATGACAGCTATGTAAACGTAGTCCGCTCTTGGCCATGACTTGCGGCAAATTGGCCCGTGATTCGGACGACCGACGTGCGCCACCCGGGGACGCCGTTACAACTCGCACCTTCGTTACCAGCGGAACCGTGTAGGTCGATGCGGCACTGTGGCGAATCGCCTCACCCAGCGCCGGCGCTCACGATAACTGGAACCTAGAGTTCATGCGGTCACCCTGCGCGCGGGGTGTGTGCGACGGCGAACTTGCTCGTTCGTCGTCGAAACACATTGCGCAAGAGGTGACCAGGGGCGGCTCGCATCGCTAACGCACGCGCACTGACCATGAACGTCCAACTTTTCACCACCGAAGATCAATTGACGGCCATCCGTCCCCAGTGGGAGCAGTTGACGCGCGGCGTACCGTTCCGCGGTTGGCGTTGGCTGCAAACGTGGTGGTGGCACTTTCAGGGGGCGACCACGGCTCGTTGCCAGCGCCAGTTGTACGTCTTGGCGCTCTATGACGACGACCAGTTGTTGGCCCTCGCTCCCCTGTATCTCGAACAGTCGCCGCGCCAAGGGCGAGTGTTGCGCTGGCTGGGCTCGGGCGAGGTTTGCACCGATTATCAAACGGTTCTCTGTCGGCCGGGCTGGGAAGCTAAGGCTGCCGTGGCGATCGCCGATTTCCTGGTCGCGCGGGCCAACGTGGCAAACGATCCTTCGAGTTGGCACCAACTGAGTCTGGAGGGGGTCGACGCCGAAGACGCGATGATGTGTCGATTGGGCCAGGAACTCGCGGCGCGCGAGCTGCTGGTCTATGGGCATCCCGACCTGAGTTGCTGGCGCATTGAGCTGCCGGCCACGTGGGACGAATACCTAAATCAAGTGTCGACTTCGCATCGCAAGCAACTGCGCAAAGTATTGCGGCGGTCGATTCATTCGGGCCGCGCGGTCATGCGCTCGGCTAGCAACGTCGAAAGTCTGACCGCAGCCTGGCCGATGCTGCTCGATCTGCATCACCGCCGGCGAGCCAGTCTGGGCGAAACAGGTTGTTTTGCACAATCACACGTGGCGGCGTTCCACTTGGAAGCGGCGCAATTGTTGGCCGCCGAAGGGCGCGCCCGGCTGCACTGGCTCGAATGGGACGGCCGACCGGTGGCCATCGAGTATCACCTGCTCGGCGACGGCGTGACGTACGCCTATCAGTCGGGTCTCGAACCGGCGGAACTGCGACGAGAGCCCGGCCGGGTGTTGCAGGCGGCGCTGATTCAACTGGCGCTGGCCGAGGGGATGCGCACGCTTGATTTGATGCGTGGTGATGAACCATACAAGGCCCACTGGCGGGCGCAGCCGCGCGCGGCATTGCAATTGTGGGTGCTGCCTCGCAGCTTCGCTTCGCACGTGCGCCACAGCGTCTGGGCGGCGAGTGACAGCCTGCGTGACTGGATGCGTGGGCCGTTGCCGGTGGCTCGTTTGCCGAATGCGTCCACGCCGAACATTGTAAGCTTGAGCCAGACGATTGAGATTCCACGATCAGTTGGGGCTTCCTAGAAGCGAGTTGCCGAATGTCGACGACCGAATCAATTCCAACTGAAGTAACCAGCGGCGCGAGCTTCATCGTTCCGTTGACTGCCGCGCCCGCTGTGGTGGCAATCAATCGCGACATGACAACCTTGCGTGCCACGGTAGTCCAGGCCAATCCAGCCGAAGTCGTCAGTCGCGACGATTGGAACCGTTTGGCCGGCGATGTGCCGTTTCGACAATTCGATTGGCAAACCGGCTGGTGGCGTCACTATTCTCGTTCGGCCAGCCGCCCGTGGACGATCACCGTGCGCGATGGCCACGGCGAACTGGTCGGTTTGTTGCCCTTGTTTCTGCAAGCCACACCCATTGCCGGTCGCGTGTTGCAGATGCTCGGCTCCGGCGAGGTCTGCTCGGACTATCTGACGTTGATGGCCGTGCCCGGCTGCGAAAGCGCCGTGGTCGATGCCGTCGCCGCCTGTCTGTCGAGCGAACAGGGGAGCCACTGGGACGCGCTGGTGCTCGACGGCGTGACCGCCGCGGACCAAAACATTCAATTGCTGCGGCAAGCACTCGAACGGGCCGGTCATCAGTCCCTGGTCAGCCAACCTTACAGCACGTGGCGGATCGCCCTGCCGCCGACCTGGCCCGAGTACGTGGCCGGGCTGTCCAAGCGGCGGCGCGACTGGGTCAAGAAGCTGCAGAAGCAATATTTCGACACGGGCCGGGCTGTGGCGCGAATCATCACCAGTGAAGCTGAACTCGACGCCGCCTGGCCGATGTTTCAGGATCTGCACCAGAAGCGCCGCACCAGCTTGGGCGAGAGCGGCTGCTTTGCGTCGACCGAGTTCGATCAATTCCACACCGAGCAGGCCCGAGTGCTGCTGGCCGCCGGCCAGTTGCGGTTGCACTGGGTTGAACTCGATGGCCAGCCCGCCGCCGTCGAATACGGCGTGGTCGCCGGCCGGACGTTGTACCTGTATCAAAGCGGCTTTGAGCCGACGCTCGGCAAGCACAAGCCGGGCTGGTTGAACACGATTGCTTCGGTGCGGACGGCGATCGATCAACAGCTTGAGGTCATTGACTTCATGCGCGGCGACGAGCCGTACAAGGCGTCGTGGCTGGCCCGGCCTTGTCCCCTGAACGAGGTCCGCGTGGTTGGGCGTCACGCCATCGCCCGGCTTCGCCAGCGGGTGCTGCTGCTGGGCGCCTCGGTTCGCCGTCAGTGGCGCAAGTATCACGAATCGTCGCCAACGCCGGAAACGCCGACCGAAGAATAACCCCGTCGTCGCCACGTCCTTGCGGAGCGCAAGTCCCATGCCCTGGTGGAAGCTGTTGATTCTGAACGCCTATTATCACGGCACGCTGCCGTATCGCGCGTGGCGTAGCGCGCGCGACTCGGCCCGGTTCCAGGCGCCGGTAATGATCCTGTTCTATCATCGGGTGGCTGACACGACGCCGAATGGTTGGACCTGCCCGACCGAAGTGTTCGTGGCCCAGATGCGCTGGTTGCGCGAGCATTTTGATCTGGTCACGCTAGCCGAGGCCCAGGCGCGCATTTCATCGGGAGTGAACGATCGCCCTTGCGTTCACGTGACGTTCGACGATGGCTACGCCGACAATTGCCGCGTGGCGCTGCCGCTGTTGATCGAGCAGCAGATTCCTTGCACGTACTTTGTCGCGTCGCAGTTCGTGATCGATCAGACGCCGTTTCCGCACGACGTGGCCCGCGGCGAGCCCTTGGCGCCGAACACTCCGAAGCAATTGCGCGAACTGGCCCAGGCGGGCATCGAGGTCGGCGCCCACACGCGGCACCATCGGAGCTTGGGCTCGATCACCGACGCCCGAGTGTTGGAGGACGAAATCGCCGGGTCGCGGAACGACTTGGAAGCAATTCTGGGGCAACAGGTCCGCTACTTTGCTTTCCCCTTTGGCATGCCGGCCAACATGAGTCAGCAGGCGTTCCAGGTGGCGTATGACGCCGGCTTCGAGGCGGTTTGCTCGGCCTATGGCGCG
This genomic window from Planctomycetota bacterium contains:
- a CDS encoding GNAT family N-acetyltransferase; its protein translation is MNVQLFTTEDQLTAIRPQWEQLTRGVPFRGWRWLQTWWWHFQGATTARCQRQLYVLALYDDDQLLALAPLYLEQSPRQGRVLRWLGSGEVCTDYQTVLCRPGWEAKAAVAIADFLVARANVANDPSSWHQLSLEGVDAEDAMMCRLGQELAARELLVYGHPDLSCWRIELPATWDEYLNQVSTSHRKQLRKVLRRSIHSGRAVMRSASNVESLTAAWPMLLDLHHRRRASLGETGCFAQSHVAAFHLEAAQLLAAEGRARLHWLEWDGRPVAIEYHLLGDGVTYAYQSGLEPAELRREPGRVLQAALIQLALAEGMRTLDLMRGDEPYKAHWRAQPRAALQLWVLPRSFASHVRHSVWAASDSLRDWMRGPLPVARLPNASTPNIVSLSQTIEIPRSVGAS
- a CDS encoding polysaccharide deacetylase family protein, producing the protein MPWWKLLILNAYYHGTLPYRAWRSARDSARFQAPVMILFYHRVADTTPNGWTCPTEVFVAQMRWLREHFDLVTLAEAQARISSGVNDRPCVHVTFDDGYADNCRVALPLLIEQQIPCTYFVASQFVIDQTPFPHDVARGEPLAPNTPKQLRELAQAGIEVGAHTRHHRSLGSITDARVLEDEIAGSRNDLEAILGQQVRYFAFPFGMPANMSQQAFQVAYDAGFEAVCSAYGAYNWPGDDAYHLRRIHGDPDLLRLKNWTTVDPNKCRRRAKDPIFVRQSFQEEVTA
- a CDS encoding GNAT family N-acetyltransferase, whose translation is MSTTESIPTEVTSGASFIVPLTAAPAVVAINRDMTTLRATVVQANPAEVVSRDDWNRLAGDVPFRQFDWQTGWWRHYSRSASRPWTITVRDGHGELVGLLPLFLQATPIAGRVLQMLGSGEVCSDYLTLMAVPGCESAVVDAVAACLSSEQGSHWDALVLDGVTAADQNIQLLRQALERAGHQSLVSQPYSTWRIALPPTWPEYVAGLSKRRRDWVKKLQKQYFDTGRAVARIITSEAELDAAWPMFQDLHQKRRTSLGESGCFASTEFDQFHTEQARVLLAAGQLRLHWVELDGQPAAVEYGVVAGRTLYLYQSGFEPTLGKHKPGWLNTIASVRTAIDQQLEVIDFMRGDEPYKASWLARPCPLNEVRVVGRHAIARLRQRVLLLGASVRRQWRKYHESSPTPETPTEE
- a CDS encoding glycosyltransferase — its product is MTTTLPIGQAIDQASASVHTIATPVRVLHVINGQHFAGAERVQDLLAMRLGEFGFEVEFACLKPDQFPRMRRSQQNALHLLPMRGKFDLRPVRDLARLARERNAAIIHTHTARSALLGALAARWAGVPLVHHVHSPAAADTTQRLRNWANAKVETFSVRQASEVIAVSAALANYVAQRKLTRGAAHVVCNGVPCVGDLTERAIPGPTWTVGVMALFRPRKGLEMLLDAVAARVATGDDLRIHAVGAFETPDYEAEIMRRVARLGLASRIEWRGFRQDIAAELAMMDLFVLPSLFGEGLPMVILEAMAAGVPVVATRVAGAPEAIRDGVDGLLAEPGDAVSLADSIGQFVNGNFDWRQVRQSAHRRQAERFSDRSMAAGVAAVYREVLGT